AATTTGATTGGTTGATTAATGAGTCCATCCTCACCTTTAATCTAGGTGGTGATCTTCTGATGCATTACCACAACCCAGAAGCGGTAGAAGACAAACATGATCCTTCTTGGCAGAATCAAGCCGTTTATTTTTGGTATGACAATGAACCTTTTGAACGGAAATCACTTCCGGATGAATTTGATAATTTCGAAAAACAGGTATTTACCATCAGCCAAATCCCGGAAGGCATAAAAATAAAATCGGGGCAAGCAATGCCTTGGTTCGGCAAACCTGGTGGTGGTACAAAATTGTTTTTTTCTTATTTAGAAAACCCTATTACCTTACAAGAAGCAGATAAACTAAATGCTATTTGTTATGTTGAAAAGGTACCTTTAACGATAGCTAATCTAGGGATACTTCAAGACCGTGATAACTATAGATTTATTACCGAAAAAGGAGTAAGTTTTGACGGTTCATTACCTGTTTTTGAAGGTGAAAAAACTTCCTTGTCCGCATTGTATGCGGCAGGAAAAATTAGTATCCTAAAATTAAAATAGCCTTTTTTATATAATCCTAAGTAAGCATGAATTCTTGTTTTAATTACAGCAAGATATGTCCTAACGTCTAGCGTAAACATGAAGAAACTTTTTATTTTATTTTTTGTTAGTACTCCATTCTTAATATCGGCACAAACCACCTATACCATTTTAGATTTTTCTACCCACTATAATGCACAAATAGAAATTGAACAAGGGTTTGAAAATCATGAATTTAAAAAAGGAAGCTTTTCTATTGTTAATACCACTACTGACAAACAAATGTTATTTATAGAAAGTGATGAACTCATTATTGAAACCGACCTTACTACCAAAGAAAAAACTACCTCGACCACTTTGCCTTATGACCGCCAAAACTTTCTGATTTTTCAAGATTTTAATTTTGATGGGCTAAAAGATATCGCCTATATGGACGGCCGTAATAGTTGCTACGGTGGGCCTTCCTATCAAATTTACCTGCAAGAGCATCAGGCTTTTGTTTACAGTCCTGAATTTACTAGGCTGTCTTATGAATATTGTGGTATGTTTCAAATAGCGGAGAAAACTAAAACCATACATACCATGACCAAAAGTGGTTGTTGCTGGCATCAATTTTCTGAATTTAAAGTCCAAAATAATATCCCTATTGCCATTAAAATTAGCGAAGAATCTATGAATCCAAATGGAATTCTATTAGATTATGTCGAAAAAGAACGGGTAAATAATCAAATGATAGAAACCAAGTATAGCACTTTACCAGACAGTGGGTTTGATATACAAACCATCTTTTCTTTTCAGTTTAAAAACAGCAAAAAAATGAATTTGGTTCATGCCTTCTCAAATCAGTTATACTATGTATTCACCGACAAAGAAGATAAAGTAGAACTTTTCTACGACGAGGATTTTATTTACCATAAAGATGAAAACACCTTAACATTTACCCGTAAGAATACAAGGTATCAAATTAGTGCTACGGGCATTACAGTACAGACGCCTAGCAAAAATATTCCTATGAATGCTGATGGTGAAACCATAGAAGGTGAATTAGCCAGCTTATTAAGTTTAACTCTTGATAATTTGCGTGTAGAATAACTAGTAAACCTGCGGAGCATTAACGGACATCTCTAAAAAATAAAACTGCTGCGGAGGATGGTAGGACTGTTCTCTTCCTGTTTAATAAAAAAATCAGTATCTTATAAAAAGAATAACCAAAAAACCATTTGTATGAATCCGACCTTAAGGAATATTCTAGCCGTAGCTGCCGGAATACTCATCGGTAGTATGGTAAATATGGGAATTATTATGAGTAGCGGTTTTATTATTCCCCCACCAACCGATGTAGATGTAACCACCATGGAAGGCTTAAAAGCTTCCATGCATTTGTTTACTCCCAAACAT
This genomic stretch from Cellulophaga algicola DSM 14237 harbors:
- a CDS encoding XAC2610-related protein — encoded protein: MKKLFILFFVSTPFLISAQTTYTILDFSTHYNAQIEIEQGFENHEFKKGSFSIVNTTTDKQMLFIESDELIIETDLTTKEKTTSTTLPYDRQNFLIFQDFNFDGLKDIAYMDGRNSCYGGPSYQIYLQEHQAFVYSPEFTRLSYEYCGMFQIAEKTKTIHTMTKSGCCWHQFSEFKVQNNIPIAIKISEESMNPNGILLDYVEKERVNNQMIETKYSTLPDSGFDIQTIFSFQFKNSKKMNLVHAFSNQLYYVFTDKEDKVELFYDEDFIYHKDENTLTFTRKNTRYQISATGITVQTPSKNIPMNADGETIEGELASLLSLTLDNLRVE
- a CDS encoding glycohydrolase toxin TNT-related protein (This protein contains a domain related to Tuberculosis Necrotizing Toxin, which is the C-terminal effector domain of outer membrane channel protein CpnT, and which has a lethal NAD+-glycohydrolase activity.); this translates as MEFDAEKFDWLINESILTFNLGGDLLMHYHNPEAVEDKHDPSWQNQAVYFWYDNEPFERKSLPDEFDNFEKQVFTISQIPEGIKIKSGQAMPWFGKPGGGTKLFFSYLENPITLQEADKLNAICYVEKVPLTIANLGILQDRDNYRFITEKGVSFDGSLPVFEGEKTSLSALYAAGKISILKLK